A single region of the Candidatus Nanopelagicales bacterium genome encodes:
- a CDS encoding DLW-39 family protein: MSAFKKVLLIGAVAGVGYLVYRQRMASRAEDDLWSEATNAPDLTSAYQPVFDSPAPEKEAAPAPKPATAKAPDKPAAEKAEAVKDAAKDAAKDAGDQVKDAAKGAAGDSSS; the protein is encoded by the coding sequence ATGAGCGCTTTCAAGAAAGTCCTGTTGATCGGTGCCGTCGCAGGCGTCGGCTACCTGGTGTATCGCCAGCGCATGGCGTCTCGCGCCGAGGACGATCTGTGGAGTGAAGCCACCAACGCCCCCGACCTGACGAGTGCCTACCAGCCCGTCTTCGACTCTCCGGCACCCGAGAAGGAAGCCGCCCCAGCGCCCAAGCCGGCGACTGCGAAGGCTCCGGACAAGCCCGCCGCCGAGAAGGCCGAGGCGGTCAAGGATGCCGCCAAGGACGCGGCGAAGGACGCCGGAGATCAGGTCAAAGACGCTGCCAAGGGTGCCGCGGGCGATTCGTCGTCCTGA
- a CDS encoding peptidylprolyl isomerase produces the protein MTTYATLHTTKGDIKVELFDNHAPKTVRNFVGLATGEIEWTHPGTGKKTTDPLYNGVIFHRVIPQFMIQGGDPVGRGTGGPGYRFADEFHPELQFDKPYLLAMANAGPNTNGSQFFITTAATPWLDRKHTIFGAVIEGQDVVDAIESVPTGAQDRPVTDVVITGIDIERSES, from the coding sequence GTGACCACCTACGCGACTCTGCACACCACCAAGGGCGACATCAAGGTCGAACTGTTCGACAACCATGCCCCGAAGACAGTCCGCAACTTCGTGGGCCTGGCGACCGGCGAGATCGAATGGACCCATCCGGGCACGGGCAAGAAGACCACTGACCCGTTGTACAACGGGGTGATCTTCCATCGCGTGATCCCGCAGTTCATGATCCAAGGCGGCGACCCCGTCGGGCGGGGAACCGGTGGGCCTGGCTACCGCTTCGCCGACGAGTTCCATCCGGAGCTTCAGTTCGACAAGCCCTATCTGTTGGCCATGGCCAACGCCGGACCGAACACCAACGGATCGCAGTTCTTCATCACCACCGCCGCGACCCCGTGGCTCGACCGCAAGCACACCATCTTCGGCGCCGTGATCGAAGGCCAGGACGTCGTGGACGCCATCGAATCGGTTCCCACGGGTGCCCAGGATCGCCCCGTGACCGATGTCGTCATCACCGGCATCGACATCGAGCGGAGCGAATCCTGA
- a CDS encoding rhomboid family intramembrane serine protease, translated as MGGTPIRRATVTQVLIGINLVAFVLELVAGLDGVITGFGMSPAAVSVGGEWWRLLTAAFLHGGFLHIAFNMYVLWVIGPQLESVFGHIRYLILFLLSALGGSVVSYTFGPFATVSVGASGAIFGLMAALIVAGRSMRADVTQIVILLVINVVIGFVAPGIDWRAHLGGAVVGAVVAAVMAYAPKDGRVLWQSLGVLAVCAILVTMMLLRTAQINGEVALLIDNSGQAMAGPTEQRQDDPGDHQ; from the coding sequence ATGGGTGGAACGCCGATCCGCCGGGCCACGGTCACACAGGTGCTGATCGGCATCAATCTGGTCGCGTTCGTCCTTGAACTCGTGGCGGGCCTGGACGGGGTGATCACCGGTTTTGGAATGTCCCCGGCCGCGGTGTCGGTCGGCGGGGAATGGTGGCGCTTGCTGACCGCCGCGTTCCTGCACGGTGGGTTTCTGCACATCGCGTTCAACATGTACGTCCTGTGGGTGATCGGACCGCAACTGGAGTCGGTGTTCGGCCACATCCGGTACCTCATCTTGTTCCTGCTGTCCGCTCTGGGCGGCAGCGTCGTGTCGTACACATTCGGGCCGTTCGCCACCGTCTCCGTCGGTGCGAGTGGCGCGATCTTCGGGCTCATGGCGGCACTGATCGTGGCGGGTCGGTCGATGCGCGCCGACGTCACTCAGATCGTCATCTTGTTGGTGATCAACGTGGTGATCGGCTTCGTCGCCCCCGGTATCGACTGGCGGGCGCACCTCGGAGGAGCCGTCGTCGGAGCCGTCGTGGCTGCCGTCATGGCCTACGCGCCGAAGGATGGCCGCGTGCTGTGGCAGAGCCTCGGGGTTCTCGCGGTGTGCGCGATTCTGGTGACGATGATGCTGCTGCGAACCGCCCAGATCAACGGTGAGGTAGCCCTGCTAATCGACAACAGCGGGCAGGCGATGGCCGGACCGACTGAGCAGCGCCAGGACGATCCCGGCGATCACCAGTAG
- a CDS encoding EamA family transporter, whose product MDNSPLGGSVRGYTLVLIGVTCFSLNAAVSRLILDTGVSAWTLSQFRALGATVLLAVILLVAGRSFRLPAHHRTRIVVYGILGLALVQALYFEAIARIPIGLALLIEFLGPVWVALWARFVQRQFVSNLLWPALALTVIGLALVAGAGLSGLDPWGVAAAFGAGLSFAVYFVVGEELVADTNPFVVSFWGFAIAAVVWLLATPLIPTLIPVWEVDYSSPITLPISGLMVPAILLFAWLVSLGTVVPFAAETSAMRWVPATTVSVLATAEPIAAGAVAWWLFGETAAAVQLVGALLVIAGIVLALLSRSGHRLPAVVD is encoded by the coding sequence GTGGATAACTCGCCGCTCGGTGGCTCGGTGCGCGGCTACACACTCGTTCTCATCGGGGTCACCTGTTTCTCCCTGAACGCCGCGGTCTCGCGCCTCATCCTGGACACCGGGGTCTCCGCGTGGACGTTGTCCCAATTCCGCGCCCTGGGGGCGACCGTGCTGCTCGCGGTCATCCTGTTGGTGGCCGGACGCTCCTTCCGCCTTCCGGCTCACCACCGCACGCGAATCGTCGTGTACGGGATCCTGGGGCTGGCCTTGGTCCAGGCGCTGTACTTCGAGGCCATCGCGCGCATCCCGATCGGGTTGGCGCTGCTCATCGAGTTCCTCGGACCGGTGTGGGTCGCATTGTGGGCCCGCTTCGTGCAGCGGCAGTTCGTCAGCAACCTACTGTGGCCCGCGCTGGCCTTGACCGTGATCGGTCTGGCACTGGTCGCCGGGGCCGGCTTGTCGGGACTCGACCCCTGGGGAGTGGCCGCGGCTTTCGGAGCGGGACTGTCGTTCGCCGTGTACTTCGTGGTGGGTGAGGAACTGGTCGCGGACACGAATCCGTTCGTCGTCAGCTTCTGGGGATTCGCTATCGCGGCGGTCGTGTGGTTGCTCGCCACGCCGCTGATTCCGACCCTGATCCCGGTGTGGGAGGTCGACTACAGCAGTCCGATCACACTGCCCATCAGCGGCCTCATGGTCCCAGCGATCCTGCTCTTCGCGTGGCTGGTGTCACTGGGCACTGTCGTTCCGTTCGCAGCCGAGACCTCGGCCATGCGGTGGGTCCCCGCCACCACAGTCAGCGTCCTGGCCACGGCCGAACCGATCGCCGCGGGTGCGGTGGCCTGGTGGTTGTTCGGCGAAACGGCCGCCGCGGTGCAACTCGTGGGCGCGCTACTGGTGATCGCCGGGATCGTCCTGGCGCTGCTCAGTCGGTCCGGCCATCGCCTGCCCGCTGTTGTCGATTAG
- a CDS encoding cell division protein CrgA — MPESRRRKKQAYTPPPKKAGESAPSRIPVKVDGARWVAPVMVALFVIGLLWIVTWYIAPENPVMGPLAGWNVAIGFVFIAAGFFLSTKWQ, encoded by the coding sequence GTGCCGGAGTCGCGCCGCCGCAAGAAGCAGGCCTACACGCCGCCGCCTAAGAAGGCCGGCGAATCGGCTCCCAGCCGCATTCCGGTGAAGGTCGACGGTGCTCGTTGGGTGGCGCCCGTGATGGTCGCACTTTTTGTGATCGGGCTGCTGTGGATCGTGACGTGGTACATCGCGCCGGAGAATCCGGTGATGGGTCCGTTGGCAGGCTGGAACGTGGCGATCGGCTTCGTCTTCATCGCCGCTGGGTTCTTCCTGTCCACCAAGTGGCAGTAG
- a CDS encoding aminodeoxychorismate/anthranilate synthase component II, whose amino-acid sequence MSLSVLVVDNYDSFVFNLAQYLQQLGADVTVLRNDEVPLDAVPDYDGVLLSPGPGTPADSGVCPDIVRRFGPTVPVFGVCLGHQAIAEVYGAVVDRAPELLHGKTSLVVHDGRGVFTGIPSPFTATRYHSLAVDPATVPSELEVSAHTQDSGVIMGIRHREYPVEGVQFHPESVMTEHGHRLLANWLTSCGDADAVARSAGLRPVVQQG is encoded by the coding sequence ATGAGCCTGTCCGTCCTCGTCGTCGACAACTACGACTCGTTCGTGTTCAACCTCGCGCAGTACCTGCAGCAGTTGGGTGCCGACGTCACCGTGCTCCGCAACGACGAAGTTCCGCTGGACGCGGTGCCGGACTACGACGGCGTGCTGCTCAGCCCCGGTCCGGGCACACCAGCTGATTCCGGGGTCTGCCCCGACATCGTGCGCCGCTTCGGCCCAACTGTGCCCGTCTTCGGCGTGTGTCTGGGGCACCAGGCGATCGCCGAGGTCTACGGTGCCGTCGTGGATCGCGCTCCTGAACTGCTGCACGGCAAAACGTCCCTGGTGGTCCATGACGGTCGCGGAGTGTTCACCGGGATTCCGTCACCGTTCACGGCCACCCGCTACCACTCGCTGGCGGTCGACCCGGCGACGGTTCCGAGCGAACTCGAGGTGTCCGCACACACCCAGGACTCGGGAGTGATCATGGGTATTCGGCACCGGGAGTACCCGGTCGAGGGGGTGCAGTTCCACCCGGAATCCGTCATGACCGAGCACGGCCACCGACTGCTGGCCAACTGGCTGACCAGTTGCGGCGACGCGGACGCGGTGGCGCGCAGTGCGGGACTGCGACCCGTCGTCCAACAGGGCTGA
- the pknB gene encoding Stk1 family PASTA domain-containing Ser/Thr kinase translates to MTDVPPSGGGVPEPTPRDPGTNPVVPPGTGTTMLGDRYEIGDTLGRGGMAEVHEGYDLRLGRRVAVKILRPELARDPSFHQRFRREAHSAAALNHPNIVAVYDTGEDTLGSGPTAVTVPYIVMEYVDGMTLRQLLGSGRRLLPERALEITSGILAALDYSHRHGIVHRDIKPANVMLNKSGEVKVMDFGIARALAAQGQTMTATSQVMGTAQYLSPEQARGEVVDARSDLYSTGCVLYELLTDRPPFVGESPVSVAYQHVSEHPTPPSQLDSQVTPQVDAVVLRALAKNPDQRYQTAAEFKSDVDRAIVGAPVTAPVPVVAAVPEPTAMMNPVSDQAGGPPTDEDKKRSPWLWVGIIAALLLLVGGITWAFMSMSGNSKPDTVQVPKVVGQTLTQAENTLNASGLRLGTETAEASDRPEGTILSQDPSAGESLEKGQAVNVTVSGGPGQTVVPNVVGMTSPENASKQLESSKLKLGDVQSRDSDQPQGYVLSQSPEQGTNVDAGTEVNITVSNGLVLVPDVVGDSEQQARSALSNVGLNVTVTSQSSDEIAGTVLAQSPNAGTTIARGETVTITISTGPTSTPTPTVSSGNQQNPNRQGQSSAPTNRPAPEGEGNTVPN, encoded by the coding sequence ATGACTGATGTTCCGCCCAGCGGTGGGGGTGTTCCCGAACCCACCCCGCGGGATCCGGGCACCAACCCGGTCGTTCCCCCCGGCACCGGCACGACGATGCTCGGCGACCGCTACGAGATCGGCGACACTCTCGGCCGCGGTGGCATGGCCGAGGTGCACGAAGGCTATGACCTACGGCTCGGACGCCGCGTCGCGGTCAAGATCCTGCGCCCCGAGTTGGCCCGCGACCCGTCCTTCCATCAGCGGTTCCGGCGTGAGGCTCACAGCGCAGCCGCCCTGAACCACCCCAACATCGTCGCCGTCTACGACACCGGTGAGGACACTCTCGGTTCCGGTCCGACAGCCGTCACCGTGCCCTACATCGTCATGGAGTACGTCGACGGCATGACGCTGCGGCAGCTGCTGGGCAGCGGTCGCCGGCTGCTGCCCGAGCGGGCCTTGGAGATCACCTCGGGCATCCTCGCTGCACTCGACTACAGTCACCGCCACGGCATCGTGCACCGGGACATCAAGCCCGCCAACGTCATGCTCAACAAGAGCGGCGAGGTCAAGGTCATGGACTTCGGCATCGCCCGGGCCCTGGCTGCGCAAGGTCAGACCATGACGGCAACGTCCCAGGTCATGGGCACCGCGCAGTACCTGTCTCCGGAGCAGGCCCGCGGCGAGGTGGTCGATGCCCGCTCCGACCTGTACTCCACCGGCTGTGTGCTCTACGAATTGCTGACCGACCGACCTCCGTTCGTCGGCGAGTCACCCGTGTCTGTGGCCTACCAGCATGTGAGCGAGCACCCCACACCCCCGTCTCAGCTCGACAGCCAGGTGACTCCGCAGGTCGATGCGGTCGTGCTCCGTGCCCTGGCCAAGAACCCCGATCAGCGCTACCAGACGGCTGCCGAGTTCAAGTCCGACGTCGACCGCGCCATCGTCGGTGCTCCGGTGACCGCGCCCGTCCCCGTCGTCGCGGCTGTGCCGGAACCGACGGCCATGATGAATCCCGTCTCCGACCAGGCCGGCGGTCCGCCCACCGACGAGGACAAGAAGCGCAGCCCGTGGCTGTGGGTGGGAATCATCGCGGCACTCCTTCTGCTCGTGGGCGGCATCACCTGGGCGTTCATGTCCATGTCCGGCAACTCAAAACCCGACACGGTTCAGGTCCCCAAAGTGGTCGGCCAGACCCTCACGCAGGCCGAGAACACGCTCAACGCGAGCGGCCTTCGGCTCGGTACCGAGACCGCCGAGGCCTCCGACCGCCCCGAGGGCACCATCTTGTCCCAGGACCCCTCCGCGGGGGAGTCACTGGAGAAGGGTCAGGCGGTCAACGTCACGGTGTCCGGCGGCCCCGGCCAGACCGTCGTACCCAATGTCGTCGGTATGACAAGCCCGGAGAACGCTTCCAAACAGTTGGAGTCGAGCAAACTGAAGCTCGGTGACGTCCAGTCCCGCGACAGCGACCAACCCCAGGGCTACGTGCTGAGTCAGAGCCCGGAGCAGGGCACCAACGTCGATGCGGGCACCGAGGTGAACATCACCGTGTCGAACGGGCTGGTGCTCGTCCCAGATGTCGTGGGCGACTCCGAGCAACAGGCCCGCAGTGCACTGTCGAATGTGGGTCTGAACGTCACGGTGACTTCCCAGTCCAGCGACGAGATCGCGGGCACGGTGCTGGCGCAGTCCCCCAACGCGGGCACGACCATCGCGCGCGGGGAGACGGTGACCATCACGATCTCGACCGGACCCACGAGCACCCCCACACCAACGGTGTCCAGCGGCAACCAGCAGAACCCCAACCGACAGGGTCAGTCGTCCGCACCCACCAACAGGCCGGCCCCCGAGGGCGAGGGCAACACCGTTCCGAACTGA
- a CDS encoding penicillin-binding protein 2 — MTRSIIRLSAVLAVLLIALLANLTYIQVFKSDDYRTASGNSRAILEEYSRERGPILVGREAVAESIETDGELKYLRRYPQGEVYASATGFYSQVYGATGIEKAENPVLSGFDDRLLFDRLQQLFGGRDPQGGGVTLTLDAAAQEAAFAGLAGRPGAVAALNPSTGEILALAQSPSYDPNLLSSHRSRQIRDYYRQLTADPAEPLLNRPLAAVDPPGSVFKIVVAAAALESGRFTPQTVIPGPAEYVLPGTETVLRNASRTECGPNGKVTLTEALVVSCNTAFAWLANQLGDDAVRSQAERFGFGHSFDVPMAAAAGRYPDNPDPAQTALTGIGQFDVRASALNMAQVSAAVAQNGSVMNPFMVKEISSPDLRVLDTTAPTTYGQAMSPQNAEALTDMMVQVVERGTGSGGAIPGVRVAGKTGTAETGNSADTVWFTSFAPAGDPQVAVAVVLQGAGGSGGSLAAPIARSVMEAVLN, encoded by the coding sequence GTGACTCGTTCGATCATCCGGTTGTCCGCCGTCCTCGCGGTCCTGCTGATCGCCCTGCTGGCCAACCTGACGTACATCCAGGTGTTCAAGTCCGACGACTACCGCACCGCGAGTGGGAACTCCCGCGCGATCCTCGAGGAGTACTCCCGGGAGCGGGGACCGATCCTGGTCGGCCGCGAGGCAGTCGCGGAGAGCATCGAGACCGACGGTGAGCTGAAGTACCTGCGCCGCTACCCCCAAGGAGAGGTGTACGCGTCGGCGACGGGTTTCTACTCCCAGGTCTACGGCGCGACCGGGATCGAGAAGGCGGAGAACCCGGTGCTGTCGGGATTCGACGACCGGCTGCTGTTCGACCGACTCCAGCAACTCTTCGGCGGCCGCGACCCACAGGGCGGCGGAGTCACGCTCACCCTCGACGCCGCAGCCCAGGAGGCCGCCTTCGCCGGATTGGCGGGCCGGCCCGGCGCGGTGGCAGCGCTGAACCCGAGCACCGGCGAGATTCTCGCGCTTGCGCAATCCCCTTCGTACGACCCCAACCTGCTGTCCAGTCACCGTTCTCGGCAGATCCGTGACTACTACCGGCAACTCACCGCCGACCCTGCGGAACCGCTGCTCAACCGCCCCCTCGCCGCGGTGGACCCGCCGGGGTCGGTGTTCAAGATCGTCGTCGCGGCTGCCGCGCTGGAGTCCGGGCGGTTCACTCCCCAGACCGTGATCCCCGGGCCCGCCGAGTACGTACTCCCCGGCACTGAGACGGTGCTGCGCAACGCGTCGCGGACCGAATGCGGTCCGAACGGAAAGGTGACTCTGACCGAGGCGCTGGTCGTGTCGTGCAACACCGCCTTCGCGTGGCTGGCCAACCAGCTCGGAGACGACGCCGTGCGCAGCCAAGCCGAACGGTTCGGGTTCGGTCACAGTTTCGATGTCCCCATGGCGGCAGCCGCGGGCCGCTACCCCGACAACCCCGACCCGGCCCAGACGGCACTGACGGGAATCGGGCAGTTCGACGTCCGCGCCAGCGCCCTCAACATGGCCCAGGTGTCCGCTGCCGTCGCCCAGAACGGCAGCGTGATGAACCCGTTCATGGTCAAGGAGATCAGCAGCCCCGACCTGCGGGTGCTCGACACGACGGCACCGACGACCTATGGCCAGGCCATGAGCCCGCAGAACGCGGAGGCACTGACCGACATGATGGTGCAGGTCGTCGAACGCGGGACCGGTAGCGGCGGGGCCATCCCCGGCGTGCGGGTGGCGGGGAAGACCGGAACGGCCGAGACGGGCAACAGCGCCGACACGGTCTGGTTCACGTCCTTCGCTCCGGCCGGTGACCCGCAGGTCGCCGTCGCCGTGGTGCTCCAGGGCGCGGGCGGCAGCGGGGGGTCGCTGGCGGCACCCATCGCCCGGTCGGTGATGGAGGCGGTACTGAACTGA
- a CDS encoding FtsW/RodA/SpoVE family cell cycle protein: MSAAAAPAPAATQEEIRQPTRRNQELALLVFAWFLGSVALANVGWATQSGLPAQFWLALSVLAGAGLVAHVAVRVLAPFAEPIMLPTAYLLNYLGLVMIYRLDVAAARRATENGSPVPTPEVLGQLTWTVLGVALLAAVLLIVRDHRKLQRYTYISLFLGVGLLLLPLVPILGISINGARLWIQVGPLTFQPGELAKIVLTLFLAGYLVTHRDSLAIVRRKVLGVSLPRGRDLGPLLGAWLLALAVMAFETDLGTALIFFGLFVAMTYVATQRRGWLILGALLMIVGGTLAYLLFGHVRTRVQIWLDPFEFANDAGYQIVQSLYGLANGGIFGTGWGQGYPQLVPFASSDFILSAFGEELGLTGIFAILLMYGIFVQRGLRTAVACRDVFGRLLATGLAFVFALQVFVVAGGVTKLIPLTGLTTPFLSAGGSALIANWIMVALLLRISDITRRPDPVVTSPDQALTQVVRL; encoded by the coding sequence GTGAGCGCCGCGGCGGCCCCGGCGCCGGCCGCGACCCAGGAGGAGATCCGGCAACCCACACGCCGCAACCAGGAACTGGCATTGCTGGTGTTCGCCTGGTTCCTCGGCTCGGTCGCGTTGGCGAACGTCGGGTGGGCAACGCAGTCCGGTCTGCCGGCGCAGTTCTGGCTGGCCCTGTCGGTTCTCGCCGGGGCCGGATTGGTCGCTCATGTGGCGGTCCGGGTGTTGGCCCCGTTCGCCGAGCCGATCATGCTCCCGACTGCCTACCTGCTGAACTACCTCGGCCTGGTGATGATCTATCGCCTCGACGTCGCGGCGGCGCGGCGGGCCACCGAGAACGGCAGCCCCGTGCCCACGCCTGAGGTCCTGGGTCAACTGACCTGGACCGTCCTGGGAGTCGCCCTACTGGCGGCGGTCCTTCTGATCGTGCGCGACCACCGCAAACTCCAGCGGTACACCTACATCTCTCTGTTCCTGGGCGTCGGCCTGCTGCTCCTGCCCCTCGTCCCCATCCTCGGCATCAGCATCAACGGCGCCCGGTTGTGGATCCAGGTCGGACCACTGACCTTCCAGCCCGGTGAGCTGGCCAAGATCGTCCTGACGCTCTTCCTCGCCGGTTACCTGGTCACTCATCGGGACTCGCTCGCGATCGTCCGGCGCAAGGTGCTGGGTGTCTCGCTGCCCCGCGGCCGGGATCTCGGCCCGCTGCTGGGGGCGTGGCTGTTGGCCCTCGCTGTCATGGCCTTCGAGACCGACCTCGGTACCGCACTGATCTTCTTCGGCTTGTTCGTCGCCATGACCTACGTGGCGACCCAACGCCGCGGCTGGCTGATCCTCGGCGCGCTGCTGATGATCGTGGGCGGGACGCTGGCGTATCTGCTGTTCGGCCACGTGCGCACCCGGGTGCAGATCTGGCTGGACCCGTTCGAATTCGCCAACGACGCCGGCTACCAGATCGTGCAGTCGCTGTACGGGTTGGCCAACGGCGGGATCTTCGGGACCGGGTGGGGCCAGGGCTATCCGCAACTCGTTCCCTTCGCCAGCAGCGACTTCATCCTGTCGGCCTTCGGCGAGGAACTCGGTTTGACGGGCATCTTCGCCATCTTGTTGATGTACGGGATCTTCGTGCAACGGGGCCTGCGCACCGCCGTCGCCTGCCGGGACGTGTTCGGGCGGTTGCTGGCCACCGGGCTGGCCTTCGTATTCGCTCTGCAGGTCTTCGTCGTCGCAGGTGGCGTCACCAAACTGATCCCTCTGACGGGACTGACGACACCGTTCCTGTCGGCAGGCGGGTCGGCCCTGATCGCGAACTGGATCATGGTGGCGTTGCTGCTCCGGATCAGTGACATCACCCGGCGACCCGATCCGGTCGTCACGTCCCCCGACCAGGCGCTCACCCAGGTGGTGCGGCTGTGA
- a CDS encoding PP2C family serine/threonine-protein phosphatase produces MSDQVRLNYAARSDIGLRRPGNEDSGFADNHLLIVADGMGGHAAGELASAMAVATFAEISDEDVPLDEVLEHLAGGVDVLSERIGDVVAKDPANQGMGTTLTGLAYLGDRMAVVHVGDSRAYLLRDGALDQITRDHTYVQSLVDAGEITAEEATRHPRRNLLNRAVDGIHTVDADLSMRETRPGDRYLLCTDGLSGVVPDDQLADVLRTDADPTGAVTRLVDMALEAGAPDNVTVVVADVRAAEGSAPQEPVVVGAAGEPQNRARLPNVPWPVDEQLNPDNPQPRGARPSLDALAVEPEPEPVPPPTGHRRTRRVVFGIVAALICLLALVGALLVWWLTSQWYVAESDGRVAVFHGVPGTLGPIPLQQLDEQTDLAVATLPNYDQTRLTSGIITTSAAQASEVVAELRSHAAECQVNPAEAGCPERVR; encoded by the coding sequence ATGAGCGATCAGGTTCGGCTGAACTATGCCGCCCGCTCCGACATCGGACTGCGCCGCCCCGGCAACGAGGACAGCGGCTTCGCCGACAACCACCTGCTGATCGTCGCCGACGGCATGGGCGGCCACGCGGCCGGGGAGTTGGCCAGCGCCATGGCCGTGGCCACCTTCGCGGAGATCTCCGACGAGGATGTCCCCTTGGACGAGGTCCTCGAACACCTCGCGGGCGGTGTCGACGTGCTGAGTGAGCGCATCGGGGACGTCGTGGCGAAGGACCCCGCGAACCAGGGGATGGGCACCACGCTGACCGGCCTGGCCTACCTCGGTGACCGCATGGCGGTCGTGCATGTGGGTGACTCGCGGGCCTATCTGCTGCGTGACGGCGCCCTGGACCAGATCACGCGCGACCACACCTACGTCCAAAGCCTCGTCGATGCGGGCGAGATCACCGCCGAGGAAGCCACCCGACACCCACGGCGCAACCTCCTCAACCGAGCCGTCGACGGAATCCACACCGTCGACGCCGACCTGTCCATGCGCGAAACACGGCCCGGCGATCGCTACTTGCTGTGCACCGATGGGCTGTCAGGAGTGGTCCCGGACGATCAACTCGCCGACGTGCTGCGCACTGATGCGGACCCCACGGGCGCTGTGACCCGACTGGTGGACATGGCACTGGAAGCGGGGGCGCCCGACAACGTGACCGTCGTCGTGGCCGACGTCCGCGCGGCCGAGGGCTCCGCGCCCCAGGAACCCGTCGTCGTCGGAGCCGCCGGTGAGCCCCAGAACCGGGCCCGCCTGCCCAACGTGCCGTGGCCGGTGGACGAGCAACTCAATCCCGACAACCCCCAACCCCGCGGCGCCCGGCCGTCGCTGGACGCCCTCGCGGTGGAACCGGAACCCGAGCCGGTGCCGCCACCCACCGGCCATCGGCGCACCCGACGCGTGGTCTTCGGCATCGTCGCCGCCCTCATCTGCCTCTTGGCCCTCGTCGGAGCGCTGCTGGTGTGGTGGCTGACCTCTCAGTGGTACGTGGCCGAGTCCGACGGCCGCGTCGCAGTGTTCCACGGGGTCCCCGGCACACTGGGACCGATCCCGTTGCAGCAACTCGACGAGCAGACCGACCTGGCCGTCGCCACCTTGCCGAACTACGACCAGACCCGGTTGACGTCCGGGATCATCACGACGTCCGCGGCGCAAGCCTCGGAAGTAGTCGCGGAACTGCGCAGTCACGCAGCCGAATGCCAGGTGAACCCGGCCGAGGCCGGCTGCCCGGAGCGCGTGCGGTGA
- a CDS encoding FHA domain-containing protein has protein sequence MSELALTLLRLGFLVLLWVGVLFTLSVLRRDLRAPREARPVALAAGQQHPAPAPPSRRARSGGRGNRLVVTEGPLSGTVVPLGATPITIGRAADSTLVLEDDYASTNHCRIYSAGGEWVVEDLNSTNGTWLDRTRITRPTVLPVGVPLHVGRSVMQVRK, from the coding sequence ATGTCCGAACTGGCCCTCACGCTGCTGCGACTGGGTTTCCTGGTGCTGTTGTGGGTGGGGGTTCTGTTCACTTTGAGTGTGCTGCGCCGCGACCTGCGCGCCCCGCGCGAGGCCCGTCCGGTCGCACTCGCCGCCGGGCAGCAGCATCCAGCACCGGCCCCGCCGTCGCGTCGGGCCCGTTCCGGGGGCCGCGGCAACCGGCTGGTGGTCACCGAGGGTCCGCTGTCGGGAACCGTCGTTCCCCTCGGAGCGACGCCCATCACGATCGGCCGGGCCGCCGACTCCACTCTCGTGCTCGAAGACGACTACGCCTCGACCAACCACTGCCGGATCTACTCGGCCGGCGGGGAATGGGTCGTCGAGGACCTCAATTCGACCAACGGCACCTGGCTGGACCGCACCCGCATCACCCGGCCCACGGTCCTGCCCGTGGGAGTGCCGCTGCACGTGGGCCGCAGCGTCATGCAGGTACGCAAATGA